One part of the Acinetobacter sp. XS-4 genome encodes these proteins:
- a CDS encoding shikimate dehydrogenase, which produces MDIQLNGATRLYFVVGHPIVQVKSPEGVTMELLKKDLNAVVVPADVAPEHFPNFVQQNLYLNNSDGLIVTVPHKISALNCCQKLTSRAQFIGAVNTIRRCKEGWEGDMLDGKGMVQAIRNKLIKLKDKRAILAGAGGAGKAIAYELLLAEVAELAIFDVDQTRQQQLVEQLQQLGKGKVVAHNNDPTGFDVVVNATPMGMNGDPSAAFQLEKITAQMSVADVVTSPENTPFIQHASTLGCNAVKGTDMFIEVRDLMIAYLLEKEQEQQDVA; this is translated from the coding sequence ATGGATATTCAATTGAATGGAGCAACTCGTCTTTATTTTGTGGTCGGACATCCGATTGTACAGGTCAAATCACCTGAGGGTGTAACGATGGAGCTGCTTAAAAAGGATTTAAATGCAGTTGTTGTACCAGCCGATGTAGCACCAGAACACTTCCCAAATTTTGTTCAGCAAAATTTGTATTTAAATAATAGTGACGGCTTGATTGTCACGGTTCCTCATAAAATTTCGGCTTTGAATTGCTGCCAAAAATTAACTTCACGCGCACAGTTTATTGGGGCGGTAAATACGATTCGCCGCTGTAAAGAAGGGTGGGAAGGAGACATGCTTGATGGTAAAGGCATGGTACAAGCGATACGAAATAAGTTAATCAAGTTGAAAGATAAACGCGCCATTTTGGCGGGAGCTGGTGGAGCAGGTAAAGCGATTGCTTATGAATTACTTCTTGCTGAAGTGGCTGAGTTAGCAATTTTTGATGTAGATCAAACGCGTCAACAACAACTAGTTGAACAACTTCAACAGTTAGGCAAAGGCAAAGTTGTTGCACATAACAATGATCCAACAGGATTCGACGTTGTAGTCAATGCGACACCTATGGGAATGAATGGTGATCCTTCAGCAGCTTTTCAATTAGAAAAAATAACTGCACAAATGTCGGTTGCAGATGTCGTGACTAGTCCTGAAAACACACCATTTATTCAACATGCGTCGACTTTGGGATGTAACGCAGTCAAAGGAACGGACATGTTTATTGAGGTTCGCGACTTAATGATTGCTTATTTACTTGAGAAAGAGCAGGAGCAACAAGATGTCGCGTGA
- a CDS encoding FAD-dependent oxidoreductase → MNTKLPQQLECDLVVVGAGAGGLSTAITAKKKGLNVIVLEKDDVFGGTTAFSGGVLWVPGNHHAKQNGIQDSREAALTYLKHETKEFFNAEAVNVFLDYAPEMLNFFEQYTSVKFIPTLYPDYHPDAPGGVDIGRSVLAAPYDIRGLGENMKRLRPPLKTITFIGMMFNSSNADLKHFFNATKSFTSFIYVAKRLAIHLKELAIYGRGTNVTSGNALAARLAKSAFDLDIPIYTEAEVKQLNFENGKVVGVQVKQQDQHCQIKSKNGVVLACGGFSHDIERLKQVYAHLKRGGEHISPVPKTNTGDGCRLAESVGGVVDIHYADSAAWMPVSKVPYTDSYGVFPHLLDRYKPGIIGVLKNGKRFTNESNSYHDVGADLFRACEELDETAMWLICDHKTISKYGLGYAKPAPMPLSSLIKKGYLFKGNSLKELAQQAGINAEQLVKTVQRYNEGAVKGQDPEFHRGSTSFNRYLADPDHKPNPCVAPIEQGPFYAVKVFMGDLGTFDGIRTAVTGEVLNQFHQPIQGLYAVGNDRASIMGGNYPGAGITLGPIMTFGYITGSHIADLAKGGNGFISSKNSKSANSQSVKETFHVS, encoded by the coding sequence ATGAATACCAAATTACCTCAACAGCTTGAATGCGATTTGGTTGTGGTGGGTGCAGGGGCAGGCGGTTTGTCGACTGCGATTACTGCTAAGAAAAAAGGCTTAAATGTTATTGTCCTTGAAAAAGATGATGTGTTCGGAGGTACAACAGCTTTTTCTGGTGGAGTACTATGGGTTCCAGGAAACCATCATGCAAAACAAAATGGTATACAAGATAGTCGTGAAGCAGCGTTGACCTATTTAAAGCATGAAACCAAAGAGTTTTTTAATGCTGAGGCTGTAAACGTATTTCTGGATTATGCACCTGAAATGCTAAATTTTTTCGAACAATACACCTCAGTTAAATTTATCCCGACACTTTATCCAGACTATCATCCAGATGCTCCTGGTGGGGTTGATATTGGTCGCTCTGTACTAGCTGCACCTTATGATATTCGTGGTTTGGGCGAGAATATGAAACGTCTACGTCCGCCTCTTAAAACGATTACCTTTATTGGCATGATGTTTAATTCATCTAATGCGGATTTAAAGCACTTTTTTAATGCTACTAAATCGTTTACTTCATTTATCTATGTGGCAAAGCGATTAGCTATTCATTTAAAAGAACTGGCTATCTATGGTCGTGGTACTAATGTCACAAGTGGTAATGCTTTGGCTGCACGTTTGGCTAAATCTGCATTTGATTTAGATATTCCAATCTATACAGAAGCTGAAGTTAAGCAGTTAAATTTTGAAAATGGCAAAGTTGTTGGCGTACAAGTTAAACAACAAGATCAGCACTGCCAGATTAAATCTAAAAATGGAGTCGTGCTGGCATGTGGCGGTTTTTCACATGATATTGAACGACTCAAACAAGTTTACGCGCACCTGAAACGTGGAGGTGAACACATCTCTCCTGTACCAAAGACTAATACAGGAGATGGATGTCGCCTTGCTGAATCGGTTGGCGGTGTGGTGGATATTCACTATGCGGACTCTGCTGCATGGATGCCTGTGTCAAAAGTCCCTTATACAGATAGCTATGGCGTGTTCCCACATTTATTAGACCGTTATAAGCCTGGAATTATTGGTGTACTTAAAAATGGTAAGCGTTTCACCAATGAATCAAACTCTTATCATGACGTTGGTGCAGATTTATTTAGGGCTTGTGAGGAGCTTGATGAAACTGCTATGTGGTTGATTTGTGATCATAAAACGATTAGCAAATATGGTTTGGGTTATGCCAAACCAGCCCCAATGCCACTTTCATCTTTAATTAAAAAAGGATATCTCTTTAAAGGTAATAGTTTAAAAGAGCTGGCACAGCAGGCAGGAATTAATGCTGAGCAGTTAGTTAAGACGGTACAGCGTTATAACGAGGGTGCTGTGAAGGGCCAAGACCCAGAATTTCATCGTGGTTCTACTTCGTTTAACCGATATTTGGCCGATCCAGATCACAAACCAAATCCATGTGTAGCACCAATAGAGCAAGGCCCATTTTATGCTGTAAAAGTTTTTATGGGTGATTTAGGAACATTTGATGGTATTAGAACTGCCGTTACTGGTGAGGTATTAAATCAGTTTCATCAACCCATTCAAGGTTTATACGCAGTAGGTAATGACCGTGCGAGTATTATGGGAGGAAACTATCCAGGTGCAGGAATTACTTTAGGGCCAATCATGACTTTTGGTTATATCACAGGATCACATATTGCTGATTTAGCTAAAGGAGGGAATGGTTTTATATCATCTAAAAATTCTAAATCTGCCAATTCTCAATCCGTTAAGGAGACTTTTCATGTTTCATAA
- a CDS encoding MFS transporter, protein MTQQVNLREFIDENRISPIQKLVIFLCLMIIVVDGIDISIMGFVAPVIKQQWGITTTDLAPVMSAALIGLAVGAVISGPLADKFGRKKLLIINLIGFGVFTLCAAVSSNVTELMMFRFIAGLFMGGVMPQAVTLVTDYSPMKMNGRMVTIILSGFTIGAAIGGFLAAWVIPHFNWHAMMIIGGVLPLILAVIAAFKLPESIGYKVLKEHPKAEIDAIIHKMAPDFDTTNTVFILPKAKTNTVDNPVKAVLSPFYFLGSFLLWWSYASGLFVVYLLGSWLPMMSHEFGFSISEASIITAIYQLGGPIGCIACGYLMDKLNPHLGLVIAYLLAIGFMFFLGAVGHNFVMYSMMCFFIGMWMNGANAGLNSVSSSFYPVFARATGNSWMHGIGRLGAVGSAFAGAYFLSLGWETSKIFLVLCLPTAGMVAALIIMKLVYSPTKIRQHELKKVQI, encoded by the coding sequence ATGACTCAACAGGTAAATTTAAGGGAGTTTATTGATGAAAATCGCATATCCCCAATACAAAAACTAGTCATCTTTTTATGTTTAATGATTATCGTTGTTGATGGTATTGATATATCAATCATGGGATTTGTAGCTCCCGTCATTAAGCAGCAATGGGGAATTACTACAACTGATCTTGCACCCGTAATGAGTGCAGCTTTAATTGGTTTAGCTGTAGGCGCAGTGATTTCAGGACCTTTGGCAGACAAGTTTGGACGTAAAAAACTACTCATTATTAACTTAATTGGTTTTGGCGTATTTACTTTATGTGCAGCAGTTTCTAGCAATGTGACAGAACTGATGATGTTCCGTTTTATTGCTGGTTTATTTATGGGAGGAGTAATGCCGCAAGCTGTTACGTTGGTAACAGATTACTCACCCATGAAAATGAATGGCCGTATGGTTACCATCATTTTAAGTGGATTCACAATTGGTGCTGCTATTGGAGGTTTTTTGGCTGCTTGGGTGATTCCACATTTTAACTGGCATGCCATGATGATTATTGGTGGAGTCCTACCACTTATTTTAGCCGTTATCGCAGCATTTAAATTACCCGAATCTATTGGTTATAAAGTCCTTAAAGAACATCCAAAAGCAGAGATTGATGCCATTATTCATAAAATGGCACCAGATTTTGATACAACTAACACGGTTTTTATTTTACCTAAAGCAAAAACCAACACGGTCGATAATCCAGTAAAAGCAGTCCTCAGTCCTTTTTATTTCTTAGGCAGCTTTTTGCTTTGGTGGAGCTACGCCTCTGGTTTGTTTGTGGTGTATTTACTTGGAAGTTGGTTACCAATGATGAGCCATGAATTTGGTTTCAGCATTAGTGAAGCTTCAATTATCACTGCGATTTATCAGCTAGGAGGCCCAATAGGTTGTATCGCATGCGGTTATTTGATGGACAAGTTGAATCCACACCTTGGTTTAGTGATTGCATATCTTTTAGCGATTGGCTTCATGTTCTTTCTAGGTGCAGTGGGTCATAACTTTGTAATGTATAGCATGATGTGTTTCTTCATCGGTATGTGGATGAATGGTGCGAATGCAGGTCTCAACAGTGTTTCAAGTTCATTCTATCCAGTTTTTGCACGTGCAACAGGAAACAGCTGGATGCATGGTATAGGCCGATTAGGAGCAGTGGGTAGTGCATTTGCTGGAGCATATTTTTTAAGCCTAGGTTGGGAGACAAGCAAAATTTTCCTTGTGCTTTGCTTGCCAACTGCCGGTATGGTCGCCGCATTAATTATTATGAAACTGGTATATTCACCAACAAAGATACGTCAGCACGAACTTAAAAAAGTTCAAATCTAA
- a CDS encoding TetR/AcrR family transcriptional regulator, whose protein sequence is MTKSKTRGPSLEKTQETKKKIIDSALQHFIEVGFARAKISDIAKHAELGKGTIYSYFETKDQLFEAVIDALINDSFRPIRASEITQNETVYEFICKKIIPSVLTLETTGRADMALLILREGNNFPHIRQTYVNKIFLPIQYELEQLTSLAIQREELSATISPQQFALLIVSPMWMGMIHNGILNPNEILSLETLFQENLKILFGK, encoded by the coding sequence ATGACGAAATCTAAAACACGCGGCCCAAGCCTAGAAAAGACGCAAGAAACTAAAAAGAAAATTATTGACTCTGCTCTACAACATTTTATTGAAGTGGGTTTTGCAAGAGCAAAAATTTCAGATATTGCTAAACATGCTGAATTAGGCAAAGGTACAATTTATTCTTATTTTGAAACTAAAGATCAGTTATTTGAAGCAGTAATTGATGCTCTCATCAACGATTCATTTCGCCCTATTCGCGCCTCTGAAATCACTCAAAATGAAACCGTTTACGAGTTCATTTGTAAAAAGATTATTCCCAGTGTTTTAACGCTTGAAACGACTGGTCGTGCGGATATGGCACTCTTAATTTTACGTGAAGGAAATAATTTTCCGCATATTCGTCAAACTTACGTGAATAAGATTTTTTTACCTATTCAGTATGAGCTTGAGCAATTAACCAGTTTAGCGATTCAACGTGAAGAATTATCAGCCACGATTTCCCCACAGCAATTTGCATTGCTTATTGTGAGCCCTATGTGGATGGGTATGATTCACAATGGCATCCTGAATCCCAATGAAATTTTATCACTTGAAACGCTTTTTCAAGAAAATCTAAAAATCTTGTTTGGAAAATAA
- a CDS encoding carbohydrate porin, which translates to MKFSMTSLAMISTFTLASSAVFAFDPLAQDQKWILGDWNGKRTQLEQQGYQFTTAFQNESAVNLSGGYDDSSRLFNANQWTFGTRLDLEKIAGWKDTQAQLSITKRDGQPLSTDRISDPRAPQFSSAQEIYGRGQWWRLTSAWVKKGFLNNDLQIKVGRMGLSDDFNASHCEFQNLMLCGGQLGKTVGDIWFNSPVSQWGINAKYQVLPSLWFGTGIYEVNPENALEQHGFNLDMDQRKGILIPAELSWKPNLAFFDGLSGEYKVGAFLSTADARNVSTDENGNIEPNAADRKWQNNKHSVWLNAQQQVFAPADDSKRGLFISANFTFNDKSTTVVESTQQLALWYKGIFEHRPNDTIGLGLARFDVNDRVQERQNASNQLLGLTEADYANPKYTPIQHDELNIELNYNFQWSPSIALRPNIQYVHQPGGVKQVDDAWVAGMTMKLNF; encoded by the coding sequence ATGAAATTTTCTATGACTTCGCTTGCGATGATTTCAACTTTTACATTAGCAAGTAGTGCGGTATTCGCTTTCGATCCTTTGGCTCAGGATCAAAAATGGATATTGGGTGATTGGAACGGAAAACGGACTCAACTCGAACAGCAAGGTTATCAATTTACCACCGCTTTTCAAAATGAAAGTGCTGTTAATTTGAGTGGGGGATATGACGATTCATCACGACTATTTAATGCAAACCAATGGACATTTGGTACACGTCTAGATTTAGAAAAAATCGCAGGTTGGAAAGATACTCAAGCACAGTTGAGCATAACGAAACGAGATGGACAACCGCTTTCTACTGATCGGATTAGTGATCCTAGAGCGCCGCAATTTAGTAGTGCTCAAGAGATTTATGGTCGTGGACAATGGTGGCGCTTAACCAGTGCATGGGTTAAAAAAGGATTTTTGAATAATGATCTACAAATTAAGGTAGGTCGTATGGGGCTTTCAGATGATTTTAATGCATCGCATTGTGAGTTTCAGAACTTAATGTTATGCGGAGGTCAGTTAGGTAAAACGGTAGGAGATATTTGGTTCAATAGTCCTGTAAGCCAATGGGGAATTAACGCCAAATATCAAGTTTTACCTTCACTCTGGTTTGGAACAGGGATTTATGAGGTCAATCCTGAAAATGCCTTAGAGCAACATGGTTTTAATTTGGATATGGATCAACGTAAAGGTATTTTAATTCCTGCGGAACTATCGTGGAAACCCAATCTAGCATTTTTCGATGGCTTAAGTGGTGAATATAAAGTCGGTGCATTTTTGTCAACGGCAGATGCACGTAATGTTAGTACAGATGAAAATGGTAATATTGAGCCAAATGCAGCAGATCGAAAATGGCAAAACAATAAGCATAGTGTCTGGTTAAATGCACAACAACAGGTTTTTGCGCCTGCGGACGACTCTAAGCGCGGTTTATTTATTTCAGCAAACTTTACTTTTAATGATAAATCTACAACTGTTGTTGAAAGCACACAGCAACTAGCGCTTTGGTATAAGGGCATATTCGAGCATCGACCAAATGATACCATCGGTTTGGGTCTGGCACGTTTTGATGTGAATGATCGTGTCCAAGAACGCCAAAATGCATCTAATCAATTACTGGGATTAACCGAAGCTGACTATGCGAATCCGAAATATACACCGATTCAGCATGACGAATTGAATATTGAATTGAACTATAACTTTCAATGGTCACCTAGTATTGCTTTACGACCAAATATTCAATATGTGCATCAACCTGGTGGTGTAAAACAAGTGGATGATGCTTGGGTAGCAGGTATGACCATGAAGCTTAATTTTTAA
- a CDS encoding aromatic acid/H+ symport family MFS transporter has product MSTSQIQRKDVKSILNENKMGRLQKLILFFCFAIIALDGLDVVVMGLIAPQIIQEWGISAQELAPVLSAALIGLAIGALVSGPLSDKFGRKPVLILSVLGFGIFTLLTAFSTDITHLLIYRFLTGLGAGAAAPNAATLVSEYAADHRRSFSVTVAYCGFSLGAAAGGFLAAWLIPEFGWRSMLILGGVLPLILVPFLYWKMPESITYLVKQSYSQDKIKAILKRLFPQSSFLNQEIYLNEVKTEKSGLGLILSSKYRYGTIMLWISYFMALFLIYLCSSWLPTLIKSNQFTISQAAIVTSFFQIGGPVGSITLGWCMDHYRPRLVLFIAMLIGALATFGLGHFGHDMVLMCVFAWILGFTFNGGAVGLSALATGYYPTSARATGASWMNGIGRFGAILSAFAGAAMISSGMPFSMMFSLLMIPAVLSGFAVLIQGIKTKQSVVQTKTQLS; this is encoded by the coding sequence ATGAGCACAAGTCAAATACAAAGGAAAGATGTAAAAAGCATATTAAATGAAAATAAGATGGGTAGACTACAAAAGCTCATTCTATTTTTTTGCTTTGCTATTATTGCTCTAGATGGTCTGGATGTCGTAGTCATGGGATTGATTGCTCCTCAGATTATTCAGGAGTGGGGTATTAGTGCACAAGAGTTAGCACCAGTTTTAAGTGCAGCATTGATTGGATTAGCAATAGGTGCATTAGTTTCTGGACCTTTATCAGATAAATTTGGCCGAAAACCAGTGCTAATTTTAAGCGTACTTGGCTTTGGTATTTTTACTTTGCTGACAGCATTTTCAACTGATATCACACATCTCTTAATTTATCGCTTTCTTACAGGATTAGGTGCCGGTGCTGCTGCTCCCAATGCAGCGACTTTAGTTTCAGAATATGCAGCAGATCATCGCCGTTCATTTTCAGTTACTGTTGCCTACTGTGGTTTTTCTCTGGGCGCTGCAGCAGGTGGTTTTTTAGCAGCATGGCTTATTCCGGAGTTTGGCTGGCGTAGTATGTTGATATTAGGCGGCGTACTGCCTTTGATTTTGGTACCATTTTTATATTGGAAAATGCCTGAATCAATTACCTATCTAGTCAAACAATCGTACTCACAAGATAAAATCAAAGCGATTTTAAAACGCTTATTTCCACAATCTTCTTTTTTAAATCAAGAAATTTATCTGAATGAAGTAAAAACCGAGAAATCTGGTCTAGGTCTAATTTTATCTAGTAAATATCGCTATGGCACGATTATGCTCTGGATCAGTTATTTCATGGCATTATTTTTAATCTACCTATGCAGTAGCTGGTTACCAACCTTAATTAAGTCGAATCAATTTACGATTTCTCAAGCTGCCATTGTGACTTCGTTCTTTCAAATTGGTGGTCCTGTTGGAAGTATCACTCTTGGTTGGTGTATGGATCATTATCGTCCGCGTTTGGTTCTTTTTATTGCCATGTTAATTGGTGCACTTGCAACCTTTGGGTTAGGGCATTTTGGTCATGATATGGTGCTTATGTGTGTTTTTGCATGGATTCTTGGTTTTACCTTTAATGGTGGGGCCGTTGGTTTGAGTGCTTTAGCGACTGGATATTATCCGACTTCTGCTCGTGCAACCGGAGCAAGCTGGATGAATGGTATTGGGCGCTTTGGTGCAATATTAAGTGCGTTTGCTGGAGCTGCGATGATCAGTTCAGGTATGCCATTTTCTATGATGTTCTCATTGTTAATGATTCCTGCTGTACTTTCTGGTTTTGCTGTTTTAATTCAGGGTATTAAAACGAAACAGTCTGTTGTGCAAACTAAAACACAGTTGAGTTAA
- a CDS encoding MFS transporter — MQTPKSSVQYCIISFALCLAALSTALASPLYAIYEQQWGVSTSQIGYIFISYMLGVVFSLLFLNKLNAIYHYKNVILVSLALTILGLMLSALASSVWLLGFSRFLIGIASGLITTAAMVGLKDQYPFRNKALAEKLTSIITVLGFGLGPLVGGILADHTARPLADPYWIIIFFSILIFISVFWVKPRFKVEKKYQLNELLKLQGLVLPQVASRKVFWVCSVAALCSFGAFSLYAALAGTFIKELPITSSATLTGVSISIILFVSVLSQLFCKSFKELHVLYTGLLALLLGTISLVMAEVEHIIWFLLISILLTGMGHGFTLSAAYHFIGNMMDREKNPLVFSSYLFIAYQGTIWPVILSSYFIEYFGVVITLGLIAALLMVTIVWLMHQLKFKVAPTLARHK, encoded by the coding sequence ATGCAGACACCAAAGTCCAGTGTTCAATATTGTATTATTAGTTTTGCACTATGCCTTGCTGCTTTAAGCACAGCTTTAGCAAGTCCTCTATATGCAATCTATGAACAACAGTGGGGCGTTTCAACATCTCAAATAGGCTATATCTTTATTTCCTATATGTTAGGCGTAGTTTTTTCACTCCTGTTTTTAAATAAACTCAATGCAATTTATCACTATAAAAATGTGATTTTGGTCAGTTTGGCTTTAACCATTTTAGGTTTAATGTTGTCTGCATTGGCAAGTTCTGTTTGGTTACTGGGCTTTTCAAGGTTTCTGATAGGAATTGCTTCAGGACTTATTACCACCGCTGCAATGGTAGGACTCAAAGACCAATATCCGTTTCGTAATAAGGCATTAGCTGAAAAGCTTACTTCTATAATTACTGTTTTGGGTTTTGGTTTGGGGCCTTTGGTCGGTGGTATATTGGCTGACCATACCGCGCGGCCATTGGCTGATCCTTATTGGATTATTATCTTTTTTTCAATTCTGATATTTATCAGTGTGTTCTGGGTCAAACCAAGATTTAAAGTTGAGAAAAAATATCAGTTAAATGAGTTATTAAAACTACAAGGTTTAGTATTGCCGCAGGTAGCTTCACGCAAAGTTTTCTGGGTCTGTAGTGTGGCCGCACTTTGTAGTTTCGGGGCTTTCAGCTTATATGCAGCTTTGGCTGGGACTTTTATTAAAGAATTACCGATTACATCATCAGCCACCTTAACAGGTGTATCGATTTCAATCATTTTATTTGTGTCAGTGCTGAGTCAATTATTTTGTAAATCGTTTAAAGAATTGCATGTGTTGTATACAGGCCTATTAGCTTTATTGCTTGGAACGATTAGTTTGGTTATGGCAGAAGTTGAACACATTATTTGGTTTTTATTGATCAGTATTTTGCTGACGGGTATGGGACATGGTTTTACCCTAAGTGCTGCCTATCACTTTATTGGCAATATGATGGATCGGGAAAAAAATCCGCTGGTCTTCTCTAGTTATTTGTTTATTGCTTATCAAGGTACGATCTGGCCTGTCATCCTTTCCAGTTATTTTATTGAATATTTCGGAGTTGTCATCACATTAGGGCTGATAGCAGCATTATTAATGGTGACTATCGTATGGTTGATGCATCAACTTAAATTTAAGGTGGCGCCTACATTAGCTCGTCATAAATAA
- a CDS encoding IclR family transcriptional regulator, producing MLSNTDRSLLILEALLKEVDGCALSQLSVDLDIPKSAMHRILTAMKDMGYIYQDEITQHYKLTLKIASMGLSFLSSRSITETFQPYLDELAETSSELVRLGLIEDEKIIWIGKAQGAKSGLKYDPDSGNVAYLPASACGLAYLSTLDQNDFSRIVEREGFDKAKNFGPNSPKDLTELEQMIKASRERGYGVISDTYELGMSAMAKIILNPQTGEPFGTVSIAGPSVRLSPKRIEELAPALMVTSEKIASIINLIHI from the coding sequence ATGCTCAGCAATACCGATCGTTCTTTGCTCATCCTTGAAGCACTATTAAAAGAAGTGGATGGATGTGCACTTAGTCAGCTTTCTGTTGATCTTGATATCCCAAAGTCTGCAATGCATCGCATCCTGACTGCGATGAAAGACATGGGGTACATCTATCAAGATGAAATCACGCAGCACTACAAGCTCACTCTTAAAATTGCCTCAATGGGTTTGAGTTTTCTATCATCGCGCTCGATTACCGAAACATTTCAACCCTATCTTGATGAATTGGCAGAAACCTCTTCTGAACTGGTTCGCCTCGGTTTAATCGAAGACGAAAAAATTATCTGGATTGGTAAAGCTCAAGGAGCCAAATCAGGTCTAAAATATGATCCTGACTCTGGCAACGTGGCCTATTTACCTGCTTCAGCTTGTGGTTTAGCGTATTTATCTACTCTTGATCAAAATGACTTTTCACGAATTGTGGAACGTGAAGGTTTCGATAAAGCTAAGAACTTTGGACCAAACTCACCAAAAGACCTTACAGAACTAGAGCAAATGATTAAGGCTTCTAGAGAGCGAGGTTATGGTGTGATTAGTGACACCTATGAGCTAGGCATGTCTGCTATGGCTAAAATCATTCTCAATCCACAGACAGGTGAGCCTTTTGGTACAGTCAGTATTGCAGGGCCTTCTGTACGCTTAAGTCCTAAACGTATTGAAGAGCTAGCACCAGCACTCATGGTCACTTCAGAGAAAATTGCTTCCATCATCAATTTAATCCATATCTAA
- a CDS encoding NIPSNAP family protein, translating to MFHKPIVDHRIYNITPRCMPRFLEVFDQLAMPILKKHLGEPLGFYISNIGTLNQVVHLWGYDSLDDYEKRSFARDTDPDFQIYLKASEGLVTSQVNQILRPVSLASLTKP from the coding sequence ATGTTTCATAAACCGATTGTTGATCACCGTATTTATAATATTACACCAAGATGTATGCCTAGATTTCTTGAGGTATTCGATCAGCTGGCGATGCCTATTTTGAAAAAGCACTTGGGTGAGCCGCTTGGTTTTTATATTAGTAATATCGGTACGTTAAATCAGGTTGTACATTTGTGGGGTTATGACAGCCTGGATGACTATGAAAAGCGTAGTTTTGCTCGAGATACAGATCCTGACTTCCAAATTTATTTGAAAGCATCTGAAGGTTTAGTGACGTCACAGGTGAATCAAATTTTAAGGCCAGTGAGCTTAGCTTCATTAACTAAGCCTTAA